A region from the Mucilaginibacter sp. CSA2-8R genome encodes:
- a CDS encoding PAS domain S-box protein, producing MVTEHWPVPVNEGERLKALESYDILDTIPEAEYDALTRLASYICQVPLAFISFIDGKRQWFKSTLGLTIDEVPRADSFCRYTIMSDDLVEVEDARLHDIFSESESVKGAFGIRFYASAPLIDPEGYRLGSLCIFDHEPKILTAEQRDALQTLASEVMSHLAIRKQKKELEFRLRQHEDFFTLFNSSSEIHFIADETSKIEHINNATESILGYKPGQLIGHSLWEFVVGQNREQFAQQIDVGLHTHKSFEIETCVVAKNGEEKCISWSAINHNGKWYASGRDITEHKKVQAQLEQLSLVASKVSNGVAITDADNRIIWTNEAFESITGYGFADLSNRQMGDVFRGDYSDPRINNRIQSLLKTDKAFEVEVKIEHKDGHMMWLSVMNSPVLSREGKIDKYIKILLDITARKNAENDLEILSFASAKSPSGVVIRDKDGVILWMNEALEHILGYSLNELRGKTFGTILIGEQTDLKTFRHAKQAYEQNKPYEVEIQIYKKDGTPAWVFLSNSPFFNDGGELERQVTVCVDIDERKKAENQLTMLSLVASSTVSGVVINNNEGKVEWVNTAFENITGFSLNEVKNQHLGDALKGELTDFGIIERTRELSKNKQSFEVDVLAYRKDRQPIWLTVINSVILDDSGAVSKYIEVIIDITARKNAELELVAAKEEALQLSRAKDMFISVMSHEIRTPLNAVIGMSHLLSQDNVDESQTENLKILKFSAENLMTLINDVLDFTKIETGNIELEKAKVDLRDLVHSVVSSMQFKAADHHIYFREDIAADVPDCILGDRTRLVQILLNLAGNAVKFTEQGGVTIELSVVAQSACEVTIRFAVNDTGIGIAADKTDTIFESFKQADTDTTRKYGGTGLGLAITKRLIELHHSHINVDSTPGVGSSFWFEINFKKANNSVVADTDNTLNGLNINVLVVDDNQINRLLINKVLKKWGIQAEFAENGLDAVEKVTTKADYDVVLMDIHMPVMGGLEATGVIRSKKEEYFKNLPIIALTASMLNNQLGEIKESGMNDFILKPFDPKNLHEKLSRYQRQ from the coding sequence ATGGTAACAGAGCATTGGCCGGTACCCGTAAATGAAGGCGAGCGTTTGAAAGCGCTTGAGTCTTATGATATTTTGGATACCATACCCGAAGCTGAGTATGATGCACTTACCCGCTTAGCTTCTTATATTTGCCAGGTGCCGCTTGCGTTTATCTCTTTTATAGATGGTAAGCGGCAATGGTTTAAATCTACCCTGGGGCTTACTATTGATGAAGTGCCCCGTGCCGATTCGTTTTGCCGGTACACCATTATGAGCGATGATTTGGTAGAGGTAGAAGATGCCCGCTTACACGATATATTTTCAGAAAGTGAGTCGGTAAAGGGAGCATTCGGGATTCGCTTTTATGCCAGTGCTCCATTAATTGACCCTGAAGGCTACCGGTTAGGTTCTCTCTGTATATTCGACCACGAACCCAAAATACTTACTGCTGAACAGCGCGATGCCTTGCAAACACTGGCGAGCGAGGTCATGTCGCACCTGGCCATACGCAAGCAAAAAAAGGAGCTGGAGTTCAGACTTAGGCAGCACGAAGATTTTTTTACGCTTTTCAATAGTTCATCAGAAATACATTTTATTGCTGACGAAACCTCCAAGATAGAGCATATTAATAATGCAACAGAATCTATTTTGGGATATAAGCCCGGCCAACTCATTGGACACTCGCTTTGGGAGTTTGTAGTTGGTCAAAACCGCGAACAGTTTGCACAACAAATAGATGTTGGACTGCATACCCATAAATCTTTCGAGATTGAAACTTGTGTTGTTGCTAAAAACGGAGAAGAAAAATGTATAAGCTGGTCGGCTATTAACCATAATGGGAAATGGTATGCCAGCGGCCGGGATATCACCGAGCACAAAAAGGTGCAGGCTCAATTAGAGCAACTCTCATTAGTAGCCAGTAAAGTAAGTAACGGAGTAGCTATTACCGATGCTGATAACCGGATTATTTGGACTAATGAGGCTTTTGAAAGCATAACCGGATACGGTTTTGCCGATCTGAGCAACCGGCAAATGGGCGATGTTTTTAGAGGCGATTACAGCGATCCGAGGATCAACAACCGGATTCAAAGCCTGTTGAAAACGGATAAAGCCTTTGAGGTTGAAGTAAAGATAGAGCATAAAGACGGACATATGATGTGGCTGTCTGTAATGAACTCTCCTGTATTAAGTCGTGAAGGTAAAATTGATAAATACATCAAGATTCTGCTCGATATTACCGCCCGTAAAAATGCAGAAAACGACTTGGAGATTCTCTCGTTTGCTTCAGCTAAATCACCTAGTGGAGTAGTCATACGTGACAAGGACGGTGTCATTTTATGGATGAACGAAGCTTTGGAACATATTCTTGGTTATTCACTGAATGAACTAAGAGGCAAAACCTTTGGTACGATACTCATAGGAGAGCAGACCGATCTTAAAACATTTAGGCACGCTAAGCAAGCCTACGAGCAAAATAAGCCTTACGAGGTAGAAATACAGATATATAAGAAAGATGGTACGCCTGCCTGGGTATTCTTATCTAACAGCCCGTTTTTTAATGATGGAGGAGAATTAGAACGCCAGGTTACCGTTTGTGTAGATATTGACGAGCGTAAAAAAGCTGAAAATCAATTAACCATGTTATCGTTGGTGGCCAGCAGCACGGTAAGCGGTGTGGTTATTAACAATAATGAAGGTAAAGTAGAGTGGGTAAATACCGCTTTTGAAAACATTACGGGCTTTAGTTTAAACGAAGTTAAAAACCAGCATTTAGGAGACGCGCTTAAAGGCGAACTGACCGATTTCGGTATTATCGAAAGAACCCGTGAATTATCGAAAAACAAGCAGTCTTTTGAGGTAGATGTGCTGGCCTATCGTAAAGACAGGCAACCGATATGGCTAACGGTAATAAACTCGGTGATATTAGATGACTCCGGCGCCGTTAGCAAATACATCGAAGTTATTATTGATATAACGGCCAGAAAGAACGCGGAACTGGAATTGGTAGCCGCTAAAGAAGAAGCATTGCAACTAAGCCGGGCCAAAGATATGTTTATATCTGTGATGAGCCACGAGATACGTACGCCGCTTAATGCGGTAATTGGTATGTCGCATTTACTGTCTCAGGACAACGTAGATGAATCTCAAACCGAAAATTTGAAAATTCTTAAGTTCTCTGCCGAAAACTTGATGACGCTGATCAATGACGTTCTCGATTTTACGAAAATAGAAACCGGCAACATTGAGCTTGAAAAGGCTAAGGTTGACTTGCGCGATTTAGTACACAGCGTAGTTAGTTCTATGCAATTTAAAGCCGCTGATCATCATATTTATTTTAGAGAAGATATTGCGGCTGATGTACCTGATTGTATTTTGGGTGATCGTACTCGTTTGGTACAGATACTGCTCAATCTGGCCGGTAATGCTGTTAAATTTACCGAGCAGGGTGGAGTAACTATTGAATTAAGTGTGGTTGCACAAAGCGCCTGCGAAGTAACCATCAGGTTTGCAGTTAATGATACAGGTATTGGTATTGCTGCCGATAAAACTGATACTATCTTCGAATCATTTAAGCAGGCTGATACTGATACCACGCGTAAATATGGAGGTACAGGCTTAGGCTTGGCTATAACCAAACGTTTGATAGAGTTGCATCATTCACATATCAACGTAGATAGTACACCCGGTGTAGGGTCAAGCTTTTGGTTTGAAATTAATTTTAAGAAAGCAAATAATTCTGTTGTGGCTGATACTGATAATACCCTAAACGGACTGAATATTAATGTGCTGGTAGTAGATGATAATCAGATTAATCGTTTATTAATCAACAAGGTTTTAAAAAAATGGGGCATCCAGGCCGAGTTTGCCGAAAATGGATTAGATGCTGTTGAAAAGGTAACTACCAAGGCAGATTATGATGTGGTGCTAATGGATATACACATGCCTGTGATGGGTGGACTGGAAGCAACAGGTGTTATTCGTTCAAAAAAAGAAGAGTATTTTAAAAATCTGCCTATTATTGCGCTTACGGCTTCGATGCTTAATAATCAATTAGGCGAAATCAAAGAATCGGGCATGAATGATTTTATCCTGAAACCATTTGACCCTAAAAATCTGCACGAAAAGTTGAGCCGCTACCAAAGGCAATAA
- a CDS encoding ComF family protein — MNLHNTYIGNFINLLFPRLCQACNGSLLGSEHLLCTNCLFNLPYTGFHLQPDNVVARQFWGKADLQGVYALLYFEKGGHVQHLMHQLKYKNMPAIGNRLGAIAGEQLSQTSTFSNVDAIIPVPLHKSRMRERGYNQSSHFAQGLAQKLNAPVIKHQLIRSVKTSTQTRKNRFERFTNMQQVFAITNPETLKGKHVLLVDDIVTTGSTLEACAQELLKIPGVKLSIAAIAYTG; from the coding sequence ATGAACCTGCACAATACTTATATAGGCAATTTTATAAATCTACTGTTCCCGCGGCTTTGCCAGGCGTGCAATGGCAGCTTGCTGGGTTCTGAGCACTTATTGTGCACCAACTGTCTTTTTAACCTTCCATATACCGGCTTTCATTTACAGCCAGATAATGTAGTGGCCCGCCAATTTTGGGGCAAGGCAGACCTGCAAGGTGTATATGCTCTGTTATACTTTGAAAAGGGCGGCCATGTACAACACTTGATGCATCAGCTTAAGTATAAAAACATGCCGGCCATTGGCAACCGGCTTGGTGCTATAGCAGGGGAGCAACTCTCGCAAACCTCAACCTTTTCAAATGTTGATGCTATTATTCCTGTACCGTTGCATAAAAGCAGGATGCGCGAACGGGGCTACAATCAGAGTTCGCATTTTGCACAAGGCCTGGCTCAAAAATTAAATGCACCGGTTATTAAGCATCAATTAATACGTAGCGTAAAAACATCTACGCAGACCCGGAAAAACCGATTTGAACGATTTACCAATATGCAGCAGGTATTTGCCATTACCAACCCGGAAACATTAAAAGGGAAACATGTACTGTTGGTAGACGACATTGTTACGACAGGTTCTACCCTTGAAGCCTGTGCTCAGGAGCTCCTGAAAATACCAGGCGTAAAATTAAGTATCGCAGCGATAGCCTACACCGGGTAA
- the rlmN gene encoding 23S rRNA (adenine(2503)-C(2))-methyltransferase RlmN, which translates to MNASNSKTDIRSLSLEALTQQFVNLGERGFRAKQVYEWLWKKSCFSFEDMSNISKELRKKLDEHFTINHAVINTSQFSADKTIKNSFKLYDTHLIEGVLIPTTERMTACVSSQVGCSLTCKFCATGYMDRKRNLNPDEIYDQVVLLSQQAQQNYNIPLTNIVYMGMGEPLLNYSNVLKSIERITAEDGLNMAAKRITVSTAGIAKMIKKLGDDQVKFNLALSLHAANDEKRNQIMPINEQNSLKALAEALKYYYNKTKNPVTYEYIVFHNFNDELQDAMELARFCKHLPCKVNIIEYNPISFADFLNAGEDKIDAFAAYLRKQGIITNVRRSRGKDIDAACGQLAVKDKAVVA; encoded by the coding sequence GTGAATGCAAGCAACAGTAAAACTGATATCCGTAGCTTGAGCTTGGAAGCTCTTACTCAGCAATTTGTAAACCTGGGCGAAAGAGGCTTCAGGGCTAAACAAGTTTATGAGTGGCTTTGGAAAAAATCATGCTTTTCTTTTGAGGACATGAGCAATATTTCAAAAGAACTTCGCAAAAAACTGGATGAGCATTTTACCATCAATCATGCGGTGATTAACACCTCACAGTTTAGCGCGGATAAAACTATAAAAAATTCTTTTAAATTATACGACACTCATTTAATTGAAGGAGTTTTAATTCCAACCACCGAGCGCATGACGGCCTGCGTATCGTCTCAGGTAGGCTGCAGCCTTACCTGTAAGTTTTGCGCTACCGGGTATATGGATCGTAAGCGCAATCTTAACCCCGACGAAATTTATGATCAGGTTGTGCTGTTAAGCCAGCAAGCACAGCAAAACTATAATATTCCGCTCACCAACATCGTATATATGGGCATGGGCGAACCGTTGCTTAATTACAGCAATGTACTTAAATCTATTGAGCGCATTACTGCCGAGGATGGCTTGAACATGGCTGCTAAAAGAATTACAGTTTCTACCGCCGGTATTGCCAAGATGATTAAAAAGCTGGGCGACGACCAGGTAAAATTTAATTTGGCCTTATCCCTGCACGCTGCCAACGATGAAAAGCGTAACCAGATTATGCCTATTAACGAGCAAAACTCGCTTAAAGCACTGGCCGAAGCTTTAAAGTACTATTATAACAAAACTAAAAACCCGGTTACCTACGAGTATATCGTATTTCATAATTTTAATGATGAATTACAGGATGCCATGGAACTGGCCAGGTTTTGTAAGCACCTGCCCTGCAAGGTTAATATTATTGAGTACAACCCAATCTCGTTTGCCGACTTTTTAAACGCCGGGGAAGATAAAATTGATGCATTTGCCGCTTATTTACGCAAACAGGGCATTATTACCAACGTACGCCGTAGCCGCGGAAAAGATATTGATGCCGCTTGCGGGCAACTGGCTGTAAAAGACAAAGCCGTTGTTGCTTAA
- a CDS encoding amidohydrolase family protein — translation MKSFKADYVFPVSADPIKNGIVTVDDYGKIISVSTHALPDAPVEQLSGIICPGFVNTHCHLELSHLKNLTPRQTGLVEFIKSVQQLRGASEDVVTQAALAADEEMYNNGIVAVGDISNSINSLEAKKQSKLYYHTFVEVFSFLPERAEEAFENALELQKQFKPLAASITPHAPYSVSKDLFRLIKNYSDANENLQSIHNQECEDENKFYRYKLGAFNDLYKTLGIDISYFKPQARNSIQSVLPLLSSRQNILMVHNTCTNLKDIYFIKRFDRKINWCFCPSANLFIEGRLPKIDLFVDEGFNITLGTDSLASNDKLCILSEMRILQQRFPALSTAMLLEWATINGAKFLGIDDEIGTLEVGKAPGLNLITGLDGLKITDSTEVRRLL, via the coding sequence ATGAAAAGTTTTAAAGCCGATTACGTTTTTCCTGTAAGTGCCGATCCGATAAAAAATGGAATAGTTACCGTTGATGATTACGGTAAGATTATCTCAGTCAGTACTCATGCCCTTCCCGATGCACCAGTGGAACAGCTTAGTGGCATTATATGCCCCGGGTTTGTAAATACGCACTGTCACCTCGAGTTGTCGCATCTTAAAAATTTAACTCCCCGGCAAACGGGTTTAGTAGAGTTTATTAAATCAGTACAGCAATTGCGTGGTGCCAGCGAAGACGTGGTAACCCAAGCTGCGCTTGCTGCTGATGAAGAAATGTATAACAATGGCATTGTAGCCGTTGGCGACATATCTAACAGCATTAACAGCCTGGAAGCAAAAAAGCAAAGCAAGCTATACTACCACACCTTTGTTGAGGTGTTTAGCTTTTTGCCCGAGCGGGCCGAAGAGGCTTTTGAAAACGCTTTAGAGCTTCAAAAACAGTTTAAGCCACTGGCTGCCTCTATTACACCGCACGCTCCATACTCAGTTTCAAAAGATTTATTCAGGCTCATTAAAAACTATAGTGATGCCAACGAAAATCTGCAGAGCATACACAACCAGGAGTGCGAAGACGAGAATAAGTTTTACAGATATAAACTTGGTGCTTTTAACGACCTGTATAAAACCTTAGGGATAGACATCAGCTATTTTAAACCTCAGGCCCGAAACTCTATACAATCGGTATTGCCGCTCTTAAGCAGCCGGCAAAATATACTGATGGTACATAATACGTGTACCAACTTAAAAGATATATATTTTATTAAACGTTTCGACCGCAAAATTAACTGGTGTTTCTGTCCGTCGGCTAATCTTTTTATTGAAGGGCGTTTACCTAAAATAGATCTGTTTGTAGATGAGGGCTTCAATATTACTTTAGGAACAGATAGCCTGGCCTCAAATGATAAGCTTTGTATTTTAAGCGAAATGCGCATTTTACAGCAGCGTTTTCCGGCTTTAAGCACAGCTATGTTATTAGAATGGGCTACTATAAACGGCGCCAAATTTTTAGGAATCGACGACGAAATTGGTACACTGGAGGTTGGTAAAGCTCCCGGGTTAAATTTGATTACCGGCTTAGACGGTTTGAAAATTACGGACAGCACCGAGGTAAGGCGCCTACTTTAA
- a CDS encoding acylphosphatase: protein MKHLDITVRGKVQGVFYRASTKAVADQLGVKGCVKNMPDGNVFIEAEAEATLLDMFLEWCHEGPERARVTAVESQGGELKNYRNFEVVKR from the coding sequence ATTAAGCATTTAGATATTACCGTGCGGGGAAAGGTGCAGGGCGTGTTTTACAGAGCCAGCACTAAAGCTGTTGCCGACCAGTTAGGCGTTAAAGGCTGCGTAAAAAACATGCCTGACGGTAACGTATTTATTGAAGCCGAAGCAGAAGCTACTTTGCTTGACATGTTTTTAGAGTGGTGCCACGAAGGGCCTGAAAGGGCACGTGTAACTGCTGTTGAAAGCCAGGGAGGCGAGTTAAAAAACTATCGTAACTTTGAGGTAGTAAAAAGGTAA
- a CDS encoding polysaccharide biosynthesis C-terminal domain-containing protein, with amino-acid sequence MSTAKKFAGQTAVYGLTTIAGRTLNFFLTSLYTRAYTPRTYAIFGNMFSWASMLNALLAFGMETTYFRYLNKHSDNKQQVYNNSFAAIFLITALFLFCTLPFIDAIALYLRIDTQTPLKDYKTYTLFFISLLVIDAWCVIPFAKLRADGRPGRFGLLKLINIFVFIGLNLVFILVLPYIIEHKLAGTAWLQSWFRPGWLGYVFLSNVIASLITLILLLPELLKIKPDFDGPMFKEMLSYSWPILVANFSFIINENLDKILIGKILPENIGSVQLAVYNACAKIAIFLNLFVQAFRLGAEPFFFNRAKRENATGAYAQIMNYFVVAVSVIFVALVANIQLLKYFIGQSYWSGLDVVPILLFGYVSLGIYMNLSIWYKLSDQTKYGLYISGVGAIVTILLNVMFIPKFGYMASAWASLTAYTTMMVLSYFWGQKNYPIPYNVKKNLAYLISAVIVVFLSFTVFHRNLIIGNLLLILFAGVAFMAERKQIMAILRK; translated from the coding sequence TTGTCAACTGCCAAAAAATTTGCCGGACAAACCGCGGTCTATGGTTTAACTACTATAGCCGGCCGGACTTTAAATTTCTTTTTAACCTCGCTTTATACCCGGGCTTACACACCCCGTACTTACGCCATTTTTGGTAATATGTTTAGTTGGGCATCCATGCTCAACGCATTATTGGCCTTCGGTATGGAAACTACTTACTTTCGTTATTTAAACAAGCACAGCGATAATAAACAGCAAGTATACAATAACTCTTTTGCCGCTATATTTTTGATCACTGCTTTGTTTTTGTTTTGTACTTTACCTTTTATAGATGCGATAGCCCTTTATTTGCGCATTGATACACAAACTCCATTAAAAGATTACAAAACCTATACGCTGTTCTTCATTTCACTATTGGTTATTGATGCCTGGTGTGTAATTCCGTTCGCAAAGTTAAGGGCCGATGGCCGGCCCGGAAGGTTCGGGCTTTTAAAGCTAATTAATATTTTTGTCTTTATCGGCTTAAACTTAGTGTTCATCTTGGTGTTGCCTTACATTATTGAACATAAACTGGCCGGAACAGCATGGTTGCAATCATGGTTTAGGCCGGGATGGTTAGGCTATGTTTTTTTATCAAACGTAATTGCAAGCTTAATTACCCTGATTTTATTACTGCCCGAATTGCTGAAGATTAAGCCTGATTTTGACGGGCCGATGTTTAAGGAAATGCTTAGTTATAGCTGGCCTATACTGGTGGCTAATTTTTCGTTTATTATTAATGAAAATTTAGACAAGATATTGATTGGGAAAATTCTTCCTGAAAATATTGGCAGCGTTCAGCTGGCGGTATATAATGCGTGCGCAAAAATTGCTATTTTTTTAAATCTGTTTGTACAGGCGTTCAGGCTTGGGGCCGAGCCCTTCTTTTTTAACCGCGCAAAAAGAGAAAACGCAACAGGGGCTTATGCACAAATTATGAACTATTTTGTGGTTGCGGTTTCTGTTATTTTTGTAGCTCTTGTTGCCAATATTCAACTGCTTAAATACTTCATTGGTCAGTCGTACTGGTCAGGATTAGACGTGGTGCCCATTTTGTTGTTCGGTTATGTGAGTTTAGGTATATACATGAATTTATCTATCTGGTATAAACTGTCTGACCAAACCAAGTATGGGCTATATATATCGGGGGTTGGCGCTATTGTAACCATTTTGTTAAATGTCATGTTTATCCCAAAGTTTGGCTACATGGCTTCTGCATGGGCCTCGCTGACTGCATACACTACCATGATGGTGCTTTCTTACTTCTGGGGGCAAAAAAACTATCCTATCCCTTATAATGTTAAAAAGAACCTCGCTTATCTTATAAGTGCTGTCATTGTTGTATTTTTATCATTCACGGTATTTCATCGTAATTTAATTATTGGCAATTTATTGCTGATTTTGTTTGCAGGGGTTGCCTTTATGGCCGAACGTAAACAGATAATGGCCATACTCAGAAAATAA
- the dut gene encoding dUTP diphosphatase, whose product MIIRIINNSKNNLPAYETLHAAGMDLRADVEETIVLKPMERKLIPTGLHIELPESFEAQIRPRSGLAFKHGIGIVNSPGTVDADYRGEIKVLLINFSDTDFEINTGDRIAQMVVAKHEKVEWAQVEVLTETSRGTGGYGHTGIG is encoded by the coding sequence ATGATCATCAGAATTATCAATAACTCAAAAAATAATTTACCAGCTTATGAAACGCTGCATGCCGCTGGCATGGATTTGCGTGCCGATGTCGAAGAAACTATAGTTCTGAAACCTATGGAGCGTAAACTGATTCCAACCGGGCTGCATATAGAACTGCCGGAAAGTTTTGAAGCACAGATACGTCCGCGCAGTGGTTTAGCGTTTAAGCATGGTATAGGCATTGTTAATTCGCCGGGTACGGTTGATGCTGATTATCGAGGCGAAATCAAAGTGCTGTTGATTAATTTTTCGGATACCGATTTTGAGATCAACACCGGCGACAGGATAGCGCAGATGGTGGTTGCCAAGCACGAAAAAGTAGAGTGGGCGCAGGTAGAGGTGCTTACCGAAACATCACGCGGTACAGGTGGTTACGGGCATACAGGTATAGGTTAA
- a CDS encoding tetratricopeptide repeat protein gives MIKVRYWSWILLLSPLVAAAQGSSRGSIAQPGRRPVTSSDSIAIQQLYFEAMRKKTIEDPRGATELFSRVLQMDATNDAAMYQLATLKKLQNNQPEVQQLLENAVALKPNNQWYWVALADSYEKTNDIKKLEHVFDELLRINPDKPDFYFDKANALYIEKRYDEALAVYTKLEQITGLNDELAAGRQKIYLRQGKLDLAAAEIERLLANNPDQVRYYLMLGEIYNTNNQTDKALKVLQRAESISPENGMLHLALADAYRGKKEYDTSFKQLQLAFAAPNLDVEQKVRIVMGYIPKFPDANAKASALALSRIAAEVHSNDAKAQAVYADMLAQNNMFKEAKDVYKKSVKLNGDIYMVHEQLVRLELGESAWDEAIKDGENALSLFPNQAWMNYLVAVAYLQKKSAAKALSYLKNAVALQTDDKDLSAQSYATLGDCYHELKDNSQSDAAYDKSLSFNPDNAYTLNNYAYYLSMRNEQLDKAAQMSKHTIDLQPNTASFEDTYAWILFKQKKYVDARQWIEKAMQHSKNNATQTEHLGDILFYLGSTEAAVQNWKKAKEYGSKSALLDRKINEKKYIE, from the coding sequence ATGATAAAGGTGAGGTATTGGAGTTGGATATTGTTGCTGTCGCCGTTGGTGGCCGCTGCACAAGGCAGTAGCCGCGGCAGTATTGCGCAGCCGGGGCGCAGGCCTGTAACCTCGTCAGATAGTATTGCCATACAGCAGCTTTACTTTGAGGCCATGCGCAAAAAAACTATCGAAGACCCAAGAGGTGCCACTGAACTTTTTTCGCGGGTTTTACAGATGGATGCTACTAACGATGCTGCCATGTATCAATTAGCGACCCTCAAAAAGCTGCAAAACAACCAACCCGAAGTGCAGCAACTCCTCGAAAACGCTGTTGCCTTAAAACCTAACAACCAATGGTACTGGGTAGCCCTGGCCGACAGCTACGAAAAAACCAACGACATTAAAAAGTTGGAGCATGTGTTTGACGAACTTCTGCGTATAAACCCTGATAAGCCCGATTTTTATTTTGACAAAGCTAATGCTCTCTATATTGAAAAGAGATATGACGAGGCATTGGCGGTTTATACTAAGCTTGAACAGATAACTGGTTTAAATGACGAATTAGCTGCCGGCAGACAAAAAATATATTTAAGGCAGGGTAAATTAGATTTGGCAGCCGCTGAAATTGAGCGCTTGCTGGCCAATAATCCCGACCAGGTTAGATATTACCTGATGCTGGGCGAAATTTACAACACTAACAACCAGACAGATAAAGCACTAAAAGTATTGCAACGGGCGGAATCCATCAGCCCGGAAAATGGTATGCTGCACCTGGCCTTGGCAGACGCTTACCGTGGTAAAAAAGAATACGATACCAGCTTTAAACAATTGCAGTTGGCTTTTGCCGCCCCTAATTTAGATGTAGAGCAAAAGGTACGCATTGTTATGGGGTATATACCAAAGTTTCCCGACGCTAATGCCAAAGCCAGTGCTTTAGCCTTGAGCCGCATAGCAGCCGAGGTGCATTCTAATGATGCCAAAGCACAGGCCGTGTATGCCGACATGCTTGCCCAAAACAATATGTTTAAAGAGGCTAAAGATGTTTACAAAAAATCTGTGAAGCTTAACGGTGATATTTATATGGTGCACGAGCAACTGGTAAGGCTCGAGTTAGGCGAGAGCGCATGGGATGAAGCAATTAAGGATGGTGAAAATGCCTTGTCTCTATTTCCTAATCAGGCTTGGATGAACTATTTGGTAGCGGTAGCTTACCTGCAAAAAAAGAGTGCTGCAAAAGCATTAAGTTATCTTAAAAACGCGGTGGCGCTGCAAACTGATGATAAAGATTTATCTGCACAAAGCTATGCGACCCTTGGAGATTGCTATCACGAATTAAAGGATAACAGCCAGTCGGATGCAGCTTATGATAAGTCGCTAAGTTTTAATCCTGATAACGCTTACACGTTAAACAACTACGCATATTATCTGTCTATGCGTAACGAGCAGCTCGATAAGGCAGCCCAAATGTCAAAACACACGATAGACCTGCAACCCAACACGGCATCTTTTGAAGATACCTATGCCTGGATATTATTTAAGCAGAAGAAATATGTGGATGCCAGGCAGTGGATTGAAAAAGCCATGCAGCACAGTAAAAACAATGCAACACAAACAGAACATTTAGGTGATATCCTGTTTTATTTGGGCAGTACCGAAGCTGCAGTACAAAATTGGAAAAAAGCAAAGGAGTACGGTTCAAAATCGGCTCTTTTAGATCGAAAAATTAATGAGAAAAAATATATTGAATAA
- a CDS encoding DUF4292 domain-containing protein, whose protein sequence is MRKNILNKLLIVLSVAALFGCKAKKQLVVRKADSTVTVAPTVNPALAKIAAVKEKQVVFNTFSGRAKTKLAIDGKSNDVTLNIRIQHTKKIWVSITAILGVEVARALITPDSILVINRLQGVYIKKPFSYIYNYASRQVNYQTVESLLIGNPIPDLLNENSKVTTGANGNTTLSGNLQNIIYSLLIGPDYKVTQTSLNNAAAGQSLQVSNSQFVQADSRIIPSQINITSTVKNRNIQAELQYNRTEFNQPLEYPFSIPDRFSPAN, encoded by the coding sequence ATGAGAAAAAATATATTGAATAAGCTGCTAATCGTTTTAAGCGTAGCGGCATTGTTTGGCTGTAAAGCAAAAAAGCAATTGGTGGTGCGTAAAGCCGACTCAACTGTTACGGTGGCACCTACCGTCAATCCGGCATTAGCGAAGATAGCAGCGGTTAAAGAAAAGCAGGTGGTTTTTAATACTTTTTCTGGGCGGGCCAAAACCAAGCTGGCTATTGATGGGAAAAGTAATGATGTTACCCTGAATATACGTATACAGCACACTAAAAAAATATGGGTATCCATAACAGCCATATTAGGTGTTGAAGTGGCTCGTGCTCTAATTACGCCTGATAGTATATTGGTTATCAACAGGCTGCAAGGCGTTTACATAAAAAAGCCTTTCAGTTATATATATAATTATGCCAGCCGGCAGGTAAACTACCAAACGGTTGAGTCTTTACTGATAGGCAATCCGATACCTGATTTATTGAACGAGAACAGCAAAGTAACTACCGGTGCTAACGGTAATACTACCCTGAGCGGAAACCTGCAGAATATTATATACAGCTTGTTGATTGGCCCCGATTATAAAGTTACCCAAACCAGTTTAAATAACGCTGCAGCCGGGCAGTCGTTACAAGTAAGTAACAGTCAGTTTGTTCAGGCCGATAGTCGTATTATCCCGTCGCAAATTAATATCACATCTACCGTAAAAAATAGAAACATCCAGGCCGAGCTGCAGTATAACCGCACTGAATTTAATCAACCGCTCGAATATCCGTTTAGTATTCCGGATAGATTTTCACCTGCCAATTAA